From one Amphiura filiformis chromosome 13, Afil_fr2py, whole genome shotgun sequence genomic stretch:
- the LOC140168409 gene encoding protein unc-93 homolog A-like, translating to MLLAISLIDTLSSFCDVAPSKTYKVKSLLLPVFQELKTYNFALLVPAIVLNGLELGFYFGTFTESFISCTRGVANIGFVMATGGIGGAVGAVVSGTAVKYTGRMAVFSIGFLSQIVFLIWMLLWQPHQAHDWDIYVMVVGLGAGAALRTTQITALIGILFADNKEGAYGAHLFFHYIAYSLGFLLNIFLCTFYQLIILTSILVLAMVTYYVLEYDIKQTQKEEKCKKEIKFVPLDEVKDLLQPLTLEHKMAASNKDDVVTDLTEVELLT from the exons ATGCTATTGGCAATTTCTTTAATCGATACACTGTCATCGTTTTGTGACGTTGCACCATCTAAAACTTACAAAGTTAAAAGTTTGCTTCTGCCAGTTTTTCAAGAGTTGAAAACTTATAATTTTGCTCTGTTGGTACCAGCTATTGTACTGAATGGACTTGAACTAGGTTTctattttggaacatttacagaG TCATTTATAAGTTGCACAAGAGGTGTTGCAAACATTGGCTTTGTCATGGCAACTGGTGGTATAGGAGGTGCCGTTGGTGCAGTAGTCTCCGGCACAGCTGTTAAATACACTGGAAGGATGGCTGTCTTCTCAATAGGCTTTCTGAGTCAGATAGTGTTTCTCATCTGGATGTTGCTATGGCAACCACACCAAGCTCATGACTGGGATATATATGTGATGGTAGTTGGACTAGGGGCAGGAGCAGCTTTAAGGACAACACAAATAACTG CTTTAATTGGCATCCTCTTTGCAGACAACAAAGAAGGCGCATACGGGGCTCATCTATTTTTTCATTACATCGCCTACTCACTAGGATTTCTACTCAATATCTTCTTATGCACATTTTATCAGCTGATTATATTAACTTCAATTTTAGTGCTTGCCATGGTCACCTATTATGTACTGGAATATGATATCAAACAGACTCAAAAAGAAGAGAAATGCAAAAAGGAAATTAAATTTGTACCTCTTGACGAAGTGAAGGACTTACTTCAACCTCTTACACTAGAACACAAAATGGCTGCTTCCAACAAAGACGATGTAGTGACTGATTTAACTGAAGTAGAGTTGCTTACTTAA